Proteins encoded by one window of Lutibacter sp. A64:
- a CDS encoding glycosyl hydrolase: MKNIVILILLFLFLGCNNQSSEKETQSLTLEEGFQNPPNQARPRTWWHWISGNVSKSGITKDLEAMKQVGIQEAQLFNVHLGFPKGPVKYLSEEWLDLFKFSAEEAKRLDLELAFHNSAGWSSSGGPWVTEENAMQTVVFSEITVQGNQDYKAQLPKPKTKYNYYKDIAVLAFPKPKATQKIEGLDYKILSERIRNHLLPETQEIPKNATISKETVINLTSKISNDGFLDWNVPKGEWIVLRFGHTPIGTQNRPAPPEAKGLEVDKMSKTAVDAYWKVGVQPIIDKLGDLIGTTVNNCLIDSYEVETTNWTTGFDAQFENLRGYDLTSYLPTLAGYYIESGEVSERFLWDFRRTIGDLIAENYYAHFRDLCHKNGMKFSVEPYWGPFDNMQVGATGDIVMCEFWSGGYPFFDSAKFVSSIAHLNGSSIVGAESFTGIGGWDKHPADIKSIGDQAWAQGITRFIFHTYVHQPWDVGPGLALSYHGFDFNRLNTWWSQSKGYMDYLARSQYLLQQGKNVADVLVFTGESSPNIGFIKPEIKAMGFDYDLIGANKLKDLTVKNGTIYSSVGNTYKILSLPECDFIKPETLKKVKELVDGGATVIGKKPSQSPSLKDYPNCDDEVKRYVDELWSSGLVIDISLETVLNEKIPDFKVENSDNTDLSFIHRKTEDADIYFIANARKEAREIVARFRVTGKQPELWNSEKGTIEDLVVFEENEDGTTTLPLQLGSEESVFVVFKKLANPTHLVTAKMELDVPNDEPLSNLNIIKAEYGTFLQEGLIDITDKVNNSIKNGTLDFKMSRAFCDCDPAMGYKKEFRMEYQIGDTKKQLYAEEREHIKIDAGNQKLKVLKAVFGKFKGETTGIPQHYNTYDVTREIQKQVASGKYNIPVTDKLIGSKIPEGDKTTLKIMFITEGEERTMFIPKGQILKLSKDKPKPKLVYNDDKINWITPYSGKITHTNPSGESKTAEVKDVPKPIDLSSAWEVAFPLETGESLNEKFNDLISWSNHKNENIQHFSGTATYKKEFIISNDLLQPDNSLELDLGSVAVIAEVSINEKKITTLWKAPFRTNISDFVVKGKNLLEVKITNLWPNRLIGDEQLPLDYERKGNKIKSLPDWLVNSTTRPTERQTFSSWKHWNKGSELLTSGLLGPVKIRINKIIEIE; this comes from the coding sequence ATGAAAAATATAGTCATTTTAATTTTACTTTTTCTGTTTCTAGGATGCAATAATCAATCTTCTGAAAAAGAAACCCAATCTTTAACTTTAGAAGAAGGGTTCCAAAACCCACCAAACCAAGCCAGACCCAGAACGTGGTGGCATTGGATTAGTGGTAATGTTTCCAAATCTGGAATTACAAAAGATTTAGAAGCAATGAAACAAGTAGGAATTCAAGAAGCACAATTATTCAATGTGCATTTGGGTTTTCCAAAAGGTCCTGTAAAATATTTAAGCGAAGAATGGTTAGATTTATTTAAATTTTCTGCGGAAGAAGCCAAACGTTTGGATTTAGAATTGGCGTTTCACAATAGTGCAGGTTGGTCATCTTCTGGAGGTCCTTGGGTTACCGAAGAAAACGCGATGCAAACCGTTGTTTTTAGTGAAATTACTGTTCAAGGAAATCAAGATTACAAAGCGCAATTGCCAAAACCTAAAACAAAATATAATTATTATAAAGATATTGCTGTTTTAGCATTTCCAAAACCAAAAGCAACTCAAAAAATAGAAGGATTAGATTATAAAATATTATCAGAACGTATTCGAAATCATTTATTACCAGAAACCCAAGAAATTCCAAAAAATGCAACCATTTCGAAAGAAACGGTTATCAATTTAACTTCTAAAATATCTAATGATGGATTTTTAGATTGGAATGTTCCCAAAGGTGAGTGGATTGTGTTAAGGTTTGGACATACACCAATTGGTACTCAAAATCGTCCTGCGCCACCTGAAGCGAAAGGTTTAGAGGTAGATAAAATGAGTAAAACAGCGGTTGATGCCTATTGGAAAGTTGGCGTGCAACCTATAATTGACAAACTAGGTGATTTAATAGGAACAACTGTAAATAATTGTTTAATTGATAGTTATGAAGTAGAAACCACCAATTGGACAACAGGTTTTGATGCTCAATTTGAAAATTTAAGAGGCTACGATTTAACCTCGTATTTACCAACATTAGCAGGTTATTATATAGAAAGTGGTGAAGTTTCAGAACGTTTTTTGTGGGATTTTAGAAGAACTATTGGCGATTTAATTGCTGAAAACTACTATGCTCATTTTAGAGATTTATGTCATAAAAACGGTATGAAATTCTCTGTAGAACCGTATTGGGGACCTTTTGATAATATGCAAGTGGGCGCCACAGGAGATATTGTAATGTGTGAATTTTGGAGTGGTGGTTATCCGTTTTTCGATTCAGCGAAATTTGTGTCTTCTATTGCACATTTAAACGGAAGTTCTATTGTTGGAGCAGAGTCTTTTACTGGGATAGGTGGTTGGGACAAACACCCAGCGGATATAAAATCAATTGGAGATCAAGCTTGGGCGCAAGGGATTACACGCTTTATTTTTCATACCTACGTACATCAACCTTGGGATGTTGGACCTGGTTTAGCCCTGAGTTATCACGGTTTTGATTTTAACCGTTTAAATACTTGGTGGTCGCAAAGTAAAGGATATATGGATTATCTAGCCCGTTCTCAATATTTACTGCAACAAGGTAAAAATGTAGCCGATGTTTTAGTGTTTACAGGAGAATCCTCGCCAAATATTGGATTTATAAAACCCGAAATTAAAGCGATGGGTTTCGATTATGATTTGATTGGTGCGAATAAGTTGAAAGATTTAACCGTTAAAAACGGAACGATATATTCATCTGTTGGAAATACCTATAAAATATTGTCTTTACCAGAATGTGATTTTATAAAACCAGAAACACTAAAAAAAGTAAAAGAATTGGTAGATGGTGGTGCGACAGTAATTGGTAAAAAACCATCGCAATCGCCAAGTTTAAAAGATTACCCAAATTGTGATGATGAAGTTAAAAGGTATGTTGATGAATTGTGGTCTTCTGGTTTAGTGATAGATATTTCACTCGAAACTGTTTTAAACGAAAAAATACCAGATTTTAAAGTTGAAAATAGCGATAACACAGACCTCAGTTTTATCCACAGAAAAACGGAAGACGCAGACATTTACTTTATAGCCAACGCTAGAAAAGAAGCTAGAGAAATTGTAGCACGTTTTAGAGTAACTGGGAAACAACCAGAATTATGGAATTCAGAAAAAGGAACTATTGAAGACTTGGTGGTTTTTGAAGAAAATGAAGATGGTACAACCACTTTACCTTTGCAGTTGGGTTCAGAAGAATCTGTATTTGTTGTATTTAAAAAACTCGCAAACCCAACACATTTGGTTACTGCCAAAATGGAATTAGATGTACCAAATGATGAACCACTTTCAAACTTAAATATCATAAAAGCGGAATATGGTACTTTTTTGCAAGAAGGTTTAATTGATATTACAGACAAAGTAAATAATTCAATTAAAAACGGAACATTAGATTTTAAAATGTCGCGAGCTTTTTGCGATTGCGACCCTGCAATGGGTTACAAAAAAGAGTTTAGAATGGAATATCAAATTGGTGATACTAAAAAGCAATTGTATGCAGAAGAACGCGAACATATTAAAATTGATGCTGGAAATCAAAAATTAAAGGTGTTAAAAGCGGTATTCGGAAAATTTAAAGGAGAAACTACTGGTATCCCTCAACATTATAACACCTATGATGTTACCCGAGAGATACAAAAACAAGTGGCTTCCGGGAAATATAACATTCCAGTTACCGATAAATTAATAGGTAGTAAAATTCCTGAAGGAGACAAAACAACGCTAAAAATTATGTTTATCACAGAAGGAGAAGAACGAACAATGTTTATTCCTAAAGGTCAAATTTTAAAGCTATCAAAAGATAAGCCAAAACCGAAATTGGTTTATAATGATGATAAAATCAATTGGATAACACCTTATTCCGGAAAAATAACCCATACCAATCCATCAGGAGAATCAAAAACTGCTGAAGTAAAAGATGTACCTAAACCGATTGATTTATCGAGTGCTTGGGAAGTTGCCTTTCCTTTAGAAACAGGCGAAAGTTTAAACGAGAAGTTTAATGATTTAATCTCTTGGTCAAATCATAAGAACGAAAATATTCAGCATTTTTCAGGAACAGCAACATATAAAAAGGAGTTTATAATATCTAATGATTTACTTCAACCTGATAATAGTTTAGAATTAGATTTAGGTAGTGTTGCAGTAATTGCTGAAGTTAGTATTAACGAAAAAAAGATAACAACTTTATGGAAAGCGCCTTTTAGAACAAATATTAGTGATTTTGTTGTAAAAGGTAAGAATCTATTAGAAGTAAAGATAACCAATCTTTGGCCAAACAGATTAATTGGAGATGAGCAATTGCCATTAGATTATGAACGTAAAGGGAATAAAATAAAAAGTTTACCAGATTGGTTGGTAAATAGCACAACACGACCAACCGAGCGACAAACATTTTCTTCTTGGAAGCATTGGAATAAGGGTTCTGAGTTGTTGACTTCTGGATTGTTGGGACCTGTAAAAATTAGAATTAATAAAATAATAGAAATAGAATAA
- a CDS encoding BNR-4 repeat-containing protein: MIKKQCTLIICLCFLLLNCNSKKTVSTKKIETNTTVDYFADNGFGNAVAIVQHPSGVYHKGVTYIAYQGALEDPYVASYNHETKEWKGPYKAGVSEQGKDPNRKKKIDNHGKPALLIDDAGYIHIAFGGHGGRPSDGKNPLGNHHYGKNIHAVSKKPLDISAWETLDNVSLFGTYSQFVKMDNGDIYLFYRHGAHRSNWVYQKSIDNGVTFSEPVSFLKHKRKKDEEAEDSWYPWVSKGNGNDIIVAFDYHICRDNKNSQDARGHIPERHNLYYMVFDTKNNEWKNVKNELLKMPLTKEMADKKTLITNTGTDWTFQGVADVDSSGNPQVIVLVGSDIGEKRSGPKRLQHFRWDGTEWVQSKDSGLPIGNGDLEVKSNREVSVYLESKTNDNIGEISRWDSFDGGTSFKKSKVFLSREKSGFIISALIDNAHPDARMIVAEKEPGTDFRKMYLIGDNGPITRNKDETLLEKTTMNQKNN; the protein is encoded by the coding sequence ATGATTAAAAAACAATGTACACTTATAATATGTTTATGCTTTTTGTTATTAAACTGTAATTCTAAAAAAACAGTTTCAACAAAAAAGATAGAAACAAATACTACCGTTGATTATTTTGCCGATAATGGTTTTGGTAATGCAGTGGCTATTGTGCAACATCCATCAGGAGTCTATCATAAAGGTGTTACATATATTGCTTATCAAGGGGCTTTAGAAGATCCTTATGTAGCTTCCTATAATCACGAAACGAAAGAATGGAAAGGTCCATACAAGGCGGGTGTAAGTGAGCAGGGAAAAGACCCTAACCGTAAAAAGAAAATAGACAATCATGGAAAACCAGCTCTTCTAATAGATGATGCTGGATATATTCACATTGCTTTTGGAGGACATGGTGGTAGGCCATCAGATGGTAAGAATCCCTTAGGAAATCATCATTATGGGAAAAACATACATGCAGTTTCTAAAAAACCATTAGATATTTCTGCTTGGGAAACACTAGATAATGTGTCGTTATTTGGTACCTATAGTCAGTTTGTAAAAATGGATAATGGAGATATCTATCTTTTTTATCGTCATGGAGCACATAGAAGCAATTGGGTATATCAAAAATCCATCGATAACGGTGTAACGTTTAGTGAACCCGTTTCGTTTTTAAAACATAAAAGAAAGAAAGATGAAGAAGCAGAAGATTCTTGGTATCCGTGGGTGAGTAAAGGAAATGGAAACGATATTATTGTAGCATTCGATTATCATATATGTAGAGATAATAAAAATAGTCAAGATGCAAGAGGTCATATTCCTGAAAGACACAATTTGTATTATATGGTTTTTGATACAAAAAATAACGAATGGAAAAATGTTAAAAACGAGCTTCTAAAAATGCCACTCACAAAAGAAATGGCAGATAAAAAAACTTTGATAACAAATACCGGTACAGATTGGACTTTTCAGGGTGTAGCAGATGTAGATTCAAGCGGAAATCCACAGGTTATTGTGTTGGTTGGCTCAGATATAGGAGAAAAAAGAAGTGGACCAAAACGTTTACAACATTTTAGATGGGATGGAACAGAATGGGTGCAAAGTAAAGACTCTGGACTTCCAATTGGTAATGGTGATTTAGAAGTGAAATCTAACAGAGAAGTAAGTGTTTATCTAGAAAGTAAAACCAATGATAATATTGGAGAAATAAGCAGATGGGATAGTTTTGATGGTGGAACGTCGTTTAAAAAAAGTAAAGTATTTTTAAGTAGAGAAAAATCTGGATTTATAATATCTGCTCTTATTGATAATGCGCATCCAGATGCTAGAATGATTGTGGCAGAAAAAGAACCTGGAACCGATTTTAGAAAAATGTATCTTATTGGAGATAATGGCCCTATTACACGAAATAAAGACGAAACTTTACTTGAAAAAACTACAATGAATCAAAAAAATAATTAA
- a CDS encoding sulfatase-like hydrolase/transferase, whose product MKTMKIIQRTLLVSLMFCFTMSCANKTKKEAVKAEQNATQPPNVVFILSDDQSWTDYSFMGDGNIETPRIDQFTEESLTFTRGYVPTPLCSPSLATIITGLYPKNHGIIGNDKVYERGADRKESRNNRNEAYKPIIAAFEKQTTLPDMLKEKGYLSFQTGKWWHGNHKIGGFDYGMTHGDPERGGRHGDYGLEIGRKGLDTINSYVDLALKEKKPFFLWYAPFLPHRPHNPPQRLLDKYLKKTDSEHMAKYWAMCEWFDETCGQLFDLIDDKGLTENTLFVYVCDNGWKQDPEKSGYIKTSKRAPYDLGIRTPIMYKWAGKITPKIDAETIVSSIDMVPTVLDILGIKKPKNLPGVNVLDKKALTERKGVFGEVYAHDFDTIENSMYYNMAIFPPYKIIVPDPVRKKEEIVQLFNIDDDPYEKNNIAESNPEIVEDLKEKIKKFRNN is encoded by the coding sequence ATGAAAACAATGAAAATTATTCAAAGAACATTACTAGTTTCTTTAATGTTTTGTTTTACAATGTCTTGTGCAAATAAAACAAAAAAAGAAGCTGTTAAAGCAGAACAGAATGCAACACAACCTCCAAATGTTGTTTTCATTCTATCCGACGATCAATCTTGGACAGATTATAGTTTTATGGGAGATGGAAACATAGAAACTCCACGCATAGATCAATTTACAGAAGAGAGTTTAACATTTACAAGAGGCTATGTGCCAACACCTTTATGTTCTCCTTCTTTAGCTACAATCATTACAGGTTTATATCCAAAAAATCATGGTATTATAGGAAATGATAAGGTTTATGAACGAGGAGCAGATAGAAAAGAAAGTAGAAATAATAGAAATGAAGCTTACAAACCTATAATCGCAGCATTTGAAAAGCAAACAACCCTTCCAGATATGCTTAAGGAAAAAGGGTATTTATCATTTCAAACTGGAAAATGGTGGCATGGAAACCACAAAATTGGTGGTTTTGATTATGGGATGACACATGGTGATCCTGAGCGTGGCGGAAGACATGGAGATTATGGTTTAGAAATAGGACGAAAAGGTTTAGATACAATTAATAGTTATGTTGACTTGGCTTTAAAAGAGAAGAAGCCGTTCTTTTTATGGTATGCACCATTTTTACCGCACAGACCTCATAATCCACCACAACGATTACTAGATAAGTACTTAAAAAAAACAGATTCGGAGCACATGGCTAAATACTGGGCAATGTGCGAATGGTTTGATGAAACTTGCGGACAGTTATTCGATTTAATAGATGATAAAGGATTAACAGAAAATACATTATTTGTTTATGTATGCGATAATGGATGGAAACAAGATCCTGAAAAAAGTGGTTATATAAAAACATCTAAACGCGCACCTTATGATTTAGGAATTCGTACACCAATTATGTACAAATGGGCAGGTAAAATAACACCTAAAATAGATGCTGAAACTATTGTAAGTAGTATAGATATGGTGCCTACAGTGCTTGATATTCTAGGAATTAAAAAACCTAAAAATTTGCCAGGAGTTAATGTTTTAGATAAAAAAGCATTAACTGAACGTAAAGGTGTTTTTGGAGAAGTATATGCGCATGATTTTGATACAATTGAAAATAGCATGTACTATAATATGGCAATTTTTCCTCCATATAAAATCATTGTACCAGATCCAGTAAGAAAAAAAGAAGAAATAGTGCAGCTATTTAATATAGATGACGACCCTTATGAAAAGAATAATATTGCTGAAAGTAATCCAGAGATTGTTGAAGATTTAAAAGAAAAAATTAAGAAATTTAGAAATAATTAA
- a CDS encoding sulfatase, translating into MKKLSYLFVLMLVVSACGNKEEANIEETATNKPNVLFIAVDDLNTWLGCLNNYSNTKTPNIDKLAASGVLFSNAHCQAPLCGPSRASIMTGLRPSTTGIYGMTPDEKVRSENPATKDITFLPEYFENNGYHTMGIGKLFHINAPKGVFNENGGRVKGFGPLPEKRFVWDGFGTSKEKKRKYGRTSTDWGAFPESDTLMPDHQSVDWTIERLNKKYDKPFFMALGFLRPHVPLYVPQKWFDMHPLEGIEVAPYQSDDLNDIPNVGLQINDLPMMPSTEWAKETGEWKKIIQAYLACVSFVDYEIGRVMEALENSEYADNTVIVLWSDHGYRLGEKGTFAKHALWETATKAPLMFAGPNVPKGKKIDAPVEMLSIYPTLLELSGLPAYGRNEGISLVPIMRGGKNEEGVYALTTFGKDNHSIKANGYRYIQYEDGTEEFYDHKKDPNEWKNEAKNPDYKDEIEAFKKYLPTINAKWDPNSSYTFQPYFVDQKTRVNGSDGKPVKVIGAAH; encoded by the coding sequence ATGAAAAAATTAAGTTATTTATTTGTATTAATGTTGGTTGTATCCGCATGTGGAAATAAAGAAGAAGCTAATATAGAAGAAACTGCAACTAATAAACCAAATGTATTGTTTATTGCTGTAGACGATTTAAATACTTGGTTAGGGTGTTTAAATAATTATTCAAATACCAAAACACCAAATATAGATAAACTGGCAGCATCAGGTGTATTATTTTCAAATGCGCACTGTCAAGCGCCATTATGTGGTCCTTCAAGAGCTTCAATAATGACAGGTTTACGTCCGTCAACAACAGGTATTTATGGAATGACACCTGATGAAAAAGTACGTTCAGAAAATCCAGCTACAAAAGACATTACTTTTCTTCCAGAATATTTTGAAAATAATGGTTACCACACCATGGGAATTGGAAAGTTGTTTCATATAAATGCACCAAAAGGTGTTTTTAATGAAAATGGTGGACGTGTAAAAGGGTTTGGACCTTTGCCTGAAAAACGATTTGTATGGGATGGTTTTGGAACTTCAAAAGAAAAAAAGAGAAAATATGGGCGTACAAGTACAGATTGGGGCGCTTTTCCTGAATCAGATACTTTAATGCCAGATCACCAATCGGTTGATTGGACCATTGAACGTTTAAATAAAAAATACGATAAGCCATTTTTTATGGCCCTAGGTTTTCTACGTCCTCATGTACCTTTATATGTACCACAAAAATGGTTTGATATGCATCCGTTAGAAGGAATTGAAGTAGCACCATATCAATCAGATGATTTAAATGATATTCCTAATGTAGGGCTTCAAATTAACGATTTACCAATGATGCCTTCAACAGAATGGGCAAAAGAAACAGGAGAATGGAAAAAAATTATTCAAGCTTATTTGGCCTGTGTAAGTTTTGTGGATTATGAAATAGGACGTGTTATGGAAGCGCTTGAAAATAGTGAATATGCTGATAATACAGTAATTGTTTTATGGTCTGATCACGGATATCGTTTAGGTGAAAAAGGAACCTTTGCTAAACATGCATTATGGGAAACTGCCACAAAAGCACCATTAATGTTTGCAGGTCCAAATGTACCTAAAGGAAAAAAAATTGATGCTCCTGTTGAAATGCTTTCAATTTACCCAACCCTATTAGAATTAAGTGGCTTACCTGCATATGGTAGAAATGAAGGAATTAGTTTAGTGCCAATAATGAGGGGTGGAAAGAATGAAGAAGGCGTATATGCATTAACCACTTTTGGTAAAGATAACCACTCAATAAAAGCAAACGGATATCGGTATATTCAATATGAAGATGGAACGGAAGAGTTTTACGATCATAAAAAAGATCCGAACGAATGGAAAAATGAAGCGAAGAATCCTGATTACAAAGATGAAATTGAAGCATTTAAAAAGTACTTGCCAACAATTAATGCTAAATGGGATCCAAATTCATCGTATACTTTTCAGCCTTATTTTGTGGATCAAAAAACCCGAGTAAACGGTTCAGATGGAAAACCAGTTAAGGTTATAGGAGCAGCTCATTAA
- a CDS encoding family 43 glycosylhydrolase codes for MKEYKYFILVLITLNSSFIFAQNPILKGLGVSDPHIRVFNDTIYLYSGHDATPDDKIWTMRDWRVFSSTDLTDWKLRYKISPKENYMDDNSTDCWASDAASRNGKYYFYFSDRKRGVGVMTSDAPTGQFIDPLNKPLVAPMHDPTILIDDDANKTPYLIYGDKEGGGFHITKLNEDMISVAETPKPIKINGQEWKNAPHWMDKNYIFKHKDTYYLSWGRDYATSKNVYGPYESVGPLGEGHHLSEYAHGSFFKWKGQFYHIWCYYLKKGFKFRESIITYCHMDDDGEIVTDTNFLDQHFSNGVGQYNASWEKIEAEWFYEKSSEEILKTGSKEKGFTLVNIKNGDWIQFANVTFNKKYQKIIANISFDGKKGTLEIRTKSPKGKCIGKIKLSPENQLKTFQKIESKINNSIEVTDIYLVFKTEKGSLLKLDWVKFE; via the coding sequence ATGAAAGAATATAAGTACTTTATTTTAGTGTTAATTACGCTAAATTCAAGTTTCATTTTTGCACAAAACCCAATTCTTAAGGGCTTGGGAGTGTCAGATCCACACATCCGTGTTTTTAATGATACCATTTATTTATATTCTGGGCACGATGCCACTCCTGATGATAAAATTTGGACGATGAGAGATTGGCGTGTATTTTCTTCAACCGATTTAACTGACTGGAAGTTACGTTATAAAATCAGTCCGAAAGAGAATTATATGGACGATAATAGTACCGATTGCTGGGCGAGTGATGCAGCGAGCAGAAACGGAAAGTACTATTTCTATTTTTCAGATAGAAAACGAGGTGTTGGAGTAATGACTTCAGATGCTCCAACAGGTCAGTTTATAGATCCCTTAAATAAGCCATTAGTTGCTCCAATGCACGATCCAACAATTTTAATTGATGATGATGCAAATAAAACACCGTACTTAATTTATGGAGATAAAGAAGGAGGTGGATTTCATATAACAAAGTTAAATGAAGATATGATTTCTGTCGCAGAAACCCCAAAACCCATAAAAATTAATGGGCAAGAGTGGAAGAATGCGCCTCATTGGATGGATAAAAATTACATATTCAAACATAAAGACACCTACTATTTAAGTTGGGGTAGAGATTATGCAACATCTAAAAATGTTTATGGACCTTATGAAAGTGTTGGGCCTTTAGGTGAAGGTCATCATCTAAGCGAGTATGCACACGGTAGCTTTTTTAAATGGAAAGGTCAATTTTACCATATTTGGTGTTACTACCTCAAAAAAGGCTTCAAGTTTAGAGAATCTATTATTACCTATTGCCATATGGATGATGATGGGGAAATTGTAACAGATACTAATTTTTTAGATCAACATTTCAGCAATGGAGTTGGACAGTATAATGCTTCTTGGGAAAAAATTGAAGCAGAATGGTTTTACGAAAAATCATCAGAAGAAATCCTAAAAACTGGCAGTAAAGAAAAAGGTTTTACACTTGTTAACATCAAAAATGGTGATTGGATACAATTTGCGAATGTAACATTCAATAAAAAATATCAAAAAATAATTGCAAATATTTCTTTTGACGGTAAAAAAGGAACGTTAGAAATAAGAACAAAAAGTCCAAAAGGCAAGTGTATTGGAAAGATAAAATTATCACCTGAAAATCAATTGAAAACTTTTCAGAAAATAGAATCCAAAATAAATAATAGTATAGAAGTAACGGATATTTATTTAGTTTTTAAAACAGAAAAAGGTAGTTTATTAAAATTAGATTGGGTAAAATTTGAATAA
- a CDS encoding sulfatase-like hydrolase/transferase: MSKNLSIVIFKILKGAISFLAFLSIVFMFSCSSNKTKKAETKKKKPNIVFIFADDLGWTDISTGNTNGNNGSKIYETPVIDKLASQGMSFTNAYTNQNCAPSRAALISGQYATGVDNQVYNVGSLKRQDKRTKGFPNVLIEPFKQKKVIAEDGINMFDVLKTKGYQTALVGKSHGTPHPLKGDYGIDLPADIHHIIAAPIKGKRTKSFYLALNSDKKGWTFNSEFVDKYANPYDDEYLNTILKPYASQGDITLLKGTPKHLTDAIGDFSVDYIKEKANDENPFFLYIPFHAVHSDVTGRKDLTEKYLKRGLKPRVAEYASMIELLDQNVGKINNALKDPNGDGNYEDDITENTIFIFYSDNGGLFKNTPLKGEKGNLTEGGLRVPLIFRYPNVIQENSVTNQAVHCIDFLPTFADLVGVDLATLKKKDGNKPKYDGASFAKVLTGNAKRISRNNLFWHLPGYMDERFSPSTLIQSRIGDTYYKLFYFYETEAFEMYNITKDISEERNILENPSSKEMEIALQMNADMLAWLKTNNAPTGTWVKNKQKVPYPKVEGVKKYQ, translated from the coding sequence ATGAGTAAGAATTTAAGTATAGTAATTTTTAAAATCCTAAAAGGAGCCATTTCGTTTTTAGCTTTTTTAAGCATTGTTTTTATGTTTTCTTGTAGTTCTAATAAAACAAAAAAAGCAGAAACAAAAAAAAAGAAACCAAACATCGTATTCATATTTGCAGATGATTTAGGTTGGACAGATATAAGCACAGGAAATACAAATGGAAATAACGGTTCTAAAATATATGAGACTCCTGTAATCGATAAATTAGCATCTCAAGGGATGTCTTTTACAAATGCCTATACCAACCAAAATTGTGCACCATCAAGAGCAGCTTTAATTAGTGGGCAATATGCAACAGGAGTAGATAATCAGGTATATAATGTGGGCTCTTTAAAAAGACAAGACAAAAGAACCAAAGGATTTCCAAATGTACTTATTGAGCCTTTCAAGCAAAAAAAAGTAATTGCAGAAGATGGTATCAATATGTTTGATGTTTTAAAAACAAAAGGCTATCAAACAGCATTAGTGGGTAAAAGTCACGGAACTCCACATCCTTTAAAAGGTGATTATGGTATAGATTTACCAGCAGATATTCATCACATTATAGCGGCTCCTATTAAAGGGAAAAGAACAAAATCTTTCTATTTAGCACTAAATTCCGATAAAAAAGGATGGACGTTTAATTCAGAGTTTGTAGATAAATATGCAAACCCTTATGATGATGAATACCTTAATACGATTTTAAAACCTTATGCATCTCAAGGAGATATAACTCTTTTAAAAGGAACTCCAAAACACCTTACAGATGCAATTGGAGATTTCTCTGTAGATTATATCAAAGAAAAAGCAAATGACGAAAATCCGTTCTTTTTATACATTCCTTTTCACGCAGTTCATTCTGATGTTACTGGCAGAAAAGATTTAACCGAAAAGTATTTGAAACGCGGATTAAAACCAAGAGTTGCAGAATATGCTTCTATGATTGAATTGTTAGACCAAAATGTGGGGAAAATAAATAATGCTTTAAAAGATCCAAATGGAGATGGAAATTATGAAGATGACATTACAGAAAACACCATTTTTATATTTTATTCTGATAATGGAGGATTATTTAAAAATACACCATTGAAAGGTGAAAAAGGAAATTTAACAGAAGGTGGTCTTAGAGTTCCATTAATTTTCAGATATCCAAATGTGATACAAGAAAATTCGGTAACCAATCAAGCAGTACATTGTATAGATTTTCTACCCACTTTTGCAGATTTAGTTGGGGTTGATTTAGCTACATTAAAAAAGAAAGATGGAAACAAACCTAAATATGATGGAGCTTCTTTTGCAAAAGTTTTAACAGGAAATGCAAAAAGAATCTCAAGAAATAATTTGTTTTGGCATCTTCCAGGATATATGGATGAACGTTTTTCACCATCAACACTTATTCAATCAAGAATAGGAGATACGTATTATAAACTATTTTATTTTTATGAAACTGAAGCATTTGAAATGTATAATATCACCAAAGATATTTCTGAAGAAAGAAATATTTTAGAAAACCCTTCATCTAAAGAAATGGAAATTGCATTGCAAATGAATGCAGATATGTTAGCTTGGTTAAAAACCAATAATGCTCCAACAGGAACTTGGGTTAAAAACAAACAAAAAGTACCTTATCCTAAAGTAGAAGGTGTAAAAAAATATCAATAA